A DNA window from Nerophis lumbriciformis linkage group LG33, RoL_Nlum_v2.1, whole genome shotgun sequence contains the following coding sequences:
- the LOC133575670 gene encoding uncharacterized protein yields MCERTMAKYEEELCPTKEEKERQQQLLDAYYKKHHQVVLHRTDIQQPPHIKEEDPQPPNIKEEEEEVWITQEGECRLGQEASDLSKFPLTVVSVKTEEHEDKPPESSQLHHSPEHLLPEEEERSFRKEQGLPQLSHIKDEDDAPETLHYKKEAKDLLTYHIKDEEKEHSISQEGEHFEGLKEFSVTGVPVKSEDDEVKGESEEKSSSSTQHMTTETDGDHHTCQPSRQSPGTTILPNISQFPAGQQYWGLAYIARPLQVHADQSEDSLSSRPLSLQINSAPAQSLYNIYGLWRVHNKETTKRKNEEETVMATTSKKKKYACPLQNDWKQEFQFIQDSSKGKEYVACKFCRSDFSIEHGGRTDILIHERSANHKAAATQPSIMGHLAKWRPEGVTYAETKMSMLIAASDIPFSFADVFNKSVKDMFPDSEIARQYSNCRTRATQIMKGAIAPELDKEVIELCQNQPFGLMCDESTSRDTDKDFVILARVCDPKTQEVVTRFLHMSVCNIGTEQNLFESLNTVLSDRQVDWRNVVAFNSDNASVMKGMHNSVVSRIKDMQPSLIDMGCICHLVQLATGCGIKALRQPIEDILSSIYAHFDISAKPCKIFKEFVEFTDSETLKILQHCETRWLSLLTCINRVLNQWDALQAYFAGHEDVEKPGKVKMLAEHLTSKETKFFFLFLSQALKPLAKFNVMFQAEGVMVHRLHREMTSLVRRLMGRFLPASLIADVPLKDIKFKDTSLQLPDSELFPGAAAQSLLEDNMDKLSSSVPMMIKAVRDFFVAVTTKMMTAFPLDNIILQNLTVLDPESRHRFSPNSVIELGKSLPQLRLDLDRLREEVVEYQVLGREDLPQEARIDRFWAMLGRDGKFQTLVHLMKALLCVPHSNASSERVFSMVRKIVTENRTKMDNSTLNSLLSCKLNFTGAAHTYAPSKAVLLAAQHCTFQYNNE; encoded by the exons ATGTGCGAAAGGACGATGgcaaagtacgaggaggaactttgtccgacaaaagaggagaaggagcgacaacagcAACTTCTGGACGCTTATTATAAGAAAcatcatcaagttgtgttacacagaacag ACATCCAGCAGCctcctcacattaaagaggaggatccacagccccctaacattaaagaggaagaggaggaagtgtggatcactcaggagggagagtgtcgtCTAGGGCAGGAGGCGTCTgatctcagcaagtttccactgactgttgtctctgtgaagactgaagagcatgaagacaaaccacctgagtcctcacagcttcatcacagtccag AACATCTTCTACCTGAGGAAGAGGAGAGGAGCTTCAGGAAGGAGCAGGGATTGCCACAGCTCTCCCACATTAAAGATGAAGACGATGCACCAGAGACCCTTCACTATAAAAAGGAAGCGAAGGACCTGCTGACTTACCACattaaagatgaagagaaggaacacagcatcagtcaagaGGGAGAGCATTTTGAAGGACTGAAGGAGTTctcagtgactggtgtccctgtgaagagtgaagatgatgaggtcaaaggtgaaagtgaggagaaaagcagcagctcaacacaacacatgacaacagaaactGATGGagaccaccatacttgccaaccctcccgacaatctcccgggacaaccattctcccgaatatctcccaatttccagccggacaacaatattgggggcttgCCTATATAGCACGCCcgctccaggtccatgcggaccagagtgaggacagcctgtcgtcacgtccactttccctCCAGATAAACAGCGCGCCGGCCCAGTCactttataacatctacggcctttggagagtgcacaacaaggagacgacgaagcggaagaacgaagaagagacagtcatggcgacgacgagtaagaagaagaagtacgcttgcccgttgcaaaatgattggaaacaagaatttcagttcatccaggacagctcgaaggggaaggagtATGTTGCCTGCAAAttctgtagatcagacttctccattgaacacggtggacgaacggatatactcattcatgaacggtcagcgaatcacaaggcggcggcaacgcagcccagtattatgggccacctcgctaaatggagacccgagggtgtaacatatgccgagacaaagatgtctatgctgatagctgcgagtgacatcccgttctcatttgcggacgttttcaacaaatccgtgaaggatatgttcccggattcagagatcgctcgccagtactcaaattgCAGAACAAGGGCTACTCAAATaatgaaag gtgccattgccccggaattggacAAGGAAGTGATCGAACTGTGCCAAAACCAACCCTTTGGTCTGATGTGTGATGAAAGCACAAGCAGAGACACGGATAAa gattttgtgATATTGGCCAGGGTTTGCGATCCGAAAACTCAGGAGGTGGTGACGAGGTTTCTGCACATGTCAGTGTGCAACATTGGCACAGAACAGAACCTCTTTGAGTCACTGAACACAGTGCTAAG TGACAGACAAGTTGACTGGAGAAACGTTGTGGCATTTAATAGTGATAATGCCAGTGTCATGAAGGGGATGCACAATTCTGTTGTCAGTAGAATCAAAGACATGCAGCCATCCCTAATTGACATGGGATGCATCTGtcatctggtccagctggccacagGATGTGGCATTAAAGCTCTACGCCAGCCTATTGAAGACATCCTCAGCAGTATATATGCTCACTTTGACATTAG TGCCAAACCTTGTAAAATCTTCAAAGAGTTTGTGGAGTTCACAGACTCAGAAACTCTGAAGATACTCCAACACTGTGAAACCAGGTGGCTCAGCTTGCTGACTTGCATAAACCGCGTGCTCAACCAGTGGGATGCACTGCAGGCATATTTTGCCGGTCATGAGGATGTGGAGAAACCTGGCAAAGTGAAGATGCTGGCAGAGCATTTAACCAGCAAGGAGACAaagttcttcttcctcttcctctcccAGGCTCTGAAACCACTGGCAAAGTTCAATGTTATGTTTCAG GCTGAAGGAGTGATGGTTCATAGGCTGCACCGGGAGATGACCAGCCTGGTGAGAAGATTAATGGGAAGATTTCTCCCTGCCAGCCTTATTGCTGATGTCCCACTGAAGGACATCAAGTTCAAGGACACCAGCCTACAGTTGCCAGACAGCGAACTCTTTCCTGGAGCAGCTGCACAAAGCCTCTTGGAGGACAACATGGATAAACTTTCCTCCTCTGTCCCAATGATGATCAA GGCAGTGAGAGACTTCTTTGTAGCTGTGACTACAAAGATGATGACCGCATTCCCCCTCGACAACATCATCCTCCAAAACCTGACCGTGTTGGACCCAGAGTCACGACATCGATTTTCCCCAAACTCAG TTATAGAGCTAGGGAAAAGtctgccgcagctgcgattggacctggatagactccgggaagaagtagtggagtaccaagtgcttggcagggaagatcttcctcaggaagcaaggattgaccggttttgggccatgcttgggagagatggaaaattccagactctggtgcatttgatgaaggcacttttgtgcgtgccacacagcaatgcatcatcagagagggtgttcagcatggttagaaaaatagtgacagagaatagaacaaagatggacaattcaaccctaaactcactcctttcctgcaaattaaatttcacaggtgctgcccatacctatgctccttcaaaggctgtgctactcgCTGCACAGCATTGCACTTTCCAATACAACAacgagtag
- the LOC133575745 gene encoding uncharacterized protein has protein sequence MCDSTIAEYEEELCPTKEEKERQHQLLDAVFKKHQVVLHRTDVKQLLGRQENPSPQSPEGSSTLKQEDSQLPHIKEEEEECRITREGECLLGQEEDDLTKFPLTVVSVTTEDHEDQQTKSSQLQHSPSEEKRAVERPSSSSTQHMTTEADGDHCGGSQADKLLAPLSDSEDTTSHVNVNKKSHIQTHTGVKPFGCSFCDKRFPDRSKMQAHMGTHTGKKTFPCSVCGKHFPNTSKMQRHLRTHTGERPFSCSVCAKDFVRNCHLTEHMRTHTGEKPFICSNCGKRFSQSRRMLTHMRTHTGEKPFICSNCGKRFSKNSNLTQHMKTHSGEKPFNCSVCGKRFSNKRYMQSHMQMHTGEKPFCCSVCGKTFSDKRNMRKHLRTHTGEKPFGCVLCGKRFSDKSNMQAHMRIHTKTKTFGSPL, from the exons atgtgcgacaGCACTATAGCAgaatacgaggaggaactttgtccaacaaaagaggagaaggagcgacaacatcaactactggacgctgttttcaagaaacatcaagttgtgttacacagaacag ATGTCAAGCAGCTGCTTGGTCGCCAAGAAAACCCTTCCCCTCAGTCACCGgaggggagctccactttgaagcaggaggatTCACAgctcccccacattaaagaggaagaggaggaatgtCGGATCACtcgggagggagagtgtcttctagggcaggaggaggatgatctcaccaagtttccactgactgttgtctctgtgacgACTGAAGACCACGAGGACCAGCAGACAAAGTCCTCACAGCTTCAACACAGtccaagtgaggagaagagagctGTGGAAcgtccaagcagcagctcaacacaacacatgacaacagaagctgatggagaccactgtggaggatcacaagcagacaagctcttagctccactatcagatagtgaggacacaacgtcacacgtTAATGTAAATAAGAaatcacacatacaaacacacacaggagTAAAACCCTTTGGTTGTTCATTTTGTGATAAAAGATTTCCCGACCGAAGTAAAATGCAAGCACACATGGGAACGCACACAGGAAAAAAAACTTTTCCTTGTTCAGTTTGCGGCAAACACTTTCCCAACACAAGTAAAATGCAAAGACATTTgagaacgcacacgggagaaagacctttcagttgttcagtttgcgCAAAAGACTTTGTTCGAAACTGtcatttgactgaacacatgcggacgcacacaggagaaaaacctttcatttGCTCAAACTGCGGCAAACGGTTTTCTCAAAGCAGAAGGATGctgacacacatgagaacacacacgggagaaaaacctttcatttGCTCAAACTGCGGCAAGAGGTTTTCCAAAAACtccaatttgactcaacacatgaaaaCGCActcgggagaaaaacctttcaattGTTCAGTTTGCGGGAAAAGATTCTCCAACAAAAGATACATGCAATCGCACATGCAAatgcacacaggagaaaaacctttttgttGTTCGGTGTGTGGTAAAACGTTCTCTGACAAACGTAATATGCGTAAACACTtgagaacacacacgggagaaaaacccttCGGTTGTGTATTGTGCGGTAAAAGATTCTCGGACAAAAGTAATATGCAAgcgcacatgagaatacacaccaaAACAAAGACTTTTGGAAGTCCTCTCTGA